A DNA window from Amycolatopsis sp. DSM 110486 contains the following coding sequences:
- a CDS encoding IS3 family transposase produces the protein MSRSGYYDWHDRPPSSREKDNKLLLKHIEAIHVESRGTCGWPRVHAELALGMGVNVNHKRVARLMREAGIQGLYRRRRRGCTTRNPAEEPAEDLVNRKFTAEGPNRLWLTDITEHPTKEGKLYCAAVMDAYSRRIIGWSINNHMRTELVIDALGMATLRRQPESGSTILHSDHGSQFTAWAFGQRPRTAGILPSMGTVGDCYDNSMMESFWGTLQLEVLDTRTWETRDELATAIFEWIECWYNPARRHSCIGMLSPAEFEARNPERPSPHHDR, from the coding sequence GTGTCGCGGTCGGGCTATTACGACTGGCACGACCGGCCGCCCTCGTCCAGGGAGAAGGACAATAAACTGCTACTCAAACACATCGAGGCCATTCACGTCGAATCCCGCGGAACCTGCGGGTGGCCACGCGTGCACGCGGAACTCGCCCTCGGAATGGGCGTGAACGTCAACCACAAGCGAGTGGCCCGGCTCATGCGCGAAGCCGGCATCCAAGGCCTCTACCGACGCCGACGCCGCGGCTGCACGACCCGCAACCCCGCCGAGGAGCCCGCCGAAGACTTGGTCAACCGCAAATTCACCGCCGAGGGCCCGAACCGGCTGTGGCTCACCGACATCACCGAACATCCCACCAAAGAAGGGAAACTGTACTGTGCCGCCGTCATGGACGCCTATTCCCGGCGCATCATCGGCTGGTCCATCAACAACCATATGCGCACCGAGCTGGTGATCGACGCACTCGGCATGGCCACCCTCCGCCGCCAACCCGAATCCGGCAGCACCATCCTGCATTCCGACCACGGATCGCAATTCACGGCCTGGGCATTCGGACAACGACCCCGAACAGCCGGAATCCTACCCTCCATGGGCACCGTAGGCGATTGCTACGACAATTCCATGATGGAATCCTTCTGGGGCACACTTCAACTCGAAGTACTCGACACAAGAACCTGGGAAACCCGTGACGAGCTTGCCACCGCGATCTTCGAATGGATAGAATGCTGGTACAACCCGGCACGGCGACACTCCTGCATTGGGATGCTCAGCCCGGCCGAGTTTGAAGCCCGCAACCCCGAGCGACCGTCACCACACCACGATCGCTGA
- a CDS encoding recombinase zinc beta ribbon domain-containing protein: MTPHPACPANGDKLTVTSIARRLNERGIPCPSSADPERNRHRGRSTWTLRTVAVILASRATGKSNPTSTPALSAKRAHAALVTEHDFGAAQQTRAARPSNDGRTHQFALAGLIHCGICHRRLDSHWNHGRPTYRCRHGHRSTQGPTQTRPKTLYIREDHLIDQISIRLGDQTTTGHNEPAPNRTQPSRIATALRTSGTFVICDHAGCRLETINST, encoded by the coding sequence CTGACGCCACACCCCGCGTGTCCGGCGAACGGGGACAAGCTCACTGTCACCAGCATCGCCCGGCGCCTCAATGAACGAGGCATCCCCTGCCCCTCCAGCGCCGACCCCGAACGCAACCGCCACCGAGGCCGCAGCACGTGGACACTACGCACCGTCGCCGTCATCCTCGCCAGCCGCGCCACCGGAAAAAGCAACCCGACCTCGACACCGGCGCTATCCGCCAAGCGCGCCCATGCAGCGCTCGTCACCGAGCACGACTTCGGCGCTGCCCAGCAGACCCGAGCGGCACGACCATCCAACGACGGCCGGACCCACCAGTTCGCCCTCGCCGGCCTCATCCACTGCGGCATCTGCCACCGACGGCTGGACTCCCACTGGAACCACGGACGCCCCACCTACCGCTGCCGCCACGGCCACCGCAGCACCCAAGGCCCAACCCAGACTCGGCCGAAGACCTTGTACATCCGAGAAGACCATCTCATCGACCAGATCAGCATCCGACTCGGAGACCAAACCACCACCGGCCACAACGAACCCGCGCCAAACCGAACACAACCCAGCCGCATCGCGACAGCGCTACGCACATCAGGAACGTTCGTTATCTGCGACCACGCCGGTTGTCGACTCGAAACGATCAACTCGACCTGA
- a CDS encoding transposase — MVPRHELTDEHWQAIEPLLPTSGAKGRPRGDDCQVINGMLFEAKTSVAWRDLPERYGPWKAVYNRFWRWSRSGTLARLVARVQVVARRSTNSTGKSPSTPASCRRTRHAAGARRPGTPYTGAAAPLREQRAR, encoded by the coding sequence GTGGTGCCCAGGCATGAGCTGACTGATGAGCATTGGCAGGCGATCGAGCCGTTGCTTCCGACTTCTGGTGCGAAGGGGCGTCCGCGGGGCGATGACTGTCAGGTGATCAACGGGATGTTGTTCGAGGCCAAGACCAGTGTCGCGTGGCGTGACCTGCCGGAACGCTATGGGCCATGGAAGGCGGTCTACAACCGGTTCTGGCGCTGGTCGCGTTCAGGGACTTTGGCGAGGCTGGTGGCTCGTGTACAGGTGGTTGCGAGGCGATCGACGAACTCGACCGGGAAGTCTCCGTCGACTCCGGCGTCGTGCCGGCGCACCCGCCATGCCGCGGGCGCCCGCCGCCCGGGCACGCCTTACACAGGGGCAGCCGCCCCGCTGCGGGAACAACGAGCCAGATGA